TGGTCACCAGTAGAGGTCAGCACAGGTTTCAGATCTACTAATCACTCTGAAtgtaagagaagaagaaataactGGAAATAagatgttacagcagcacaagaAACAAACCAGATAAAATACATcaataaaataacattgtatGCAGATGgggaagggagagggagaaaataATTAGGATGATAAATTAGAATTATGAAGCACAATATAGCACAGTGTTAAACTCACAGGagtaaaacaagtttttcaaCTTCTGTATCAACTTTCATCAGAACAGAGACACTCCCTCCTTCCTCCAGAAAGTAGAGAAAAACCCAGGCTGAATCCGCTCGGTCGTTTACGTCTGTATGAAAACAAGATGAAGAAGTGTCTGTTGTTGCTTCTCTTCTGTCAGGTCTCATCTCCAGGTAAGATcacattttgattattttcttttgtttcttgtaTTTAGACAAAATTAAAGATGAGGGAGACCCCAATGATATCTGAGATTTTATAATGAAGGTTATACTGCATAAATCTTCACTTTCCACTCAGCTCTGCACTTTGTTTTAGTTTCACTTTAGCTTCAACATGATGAGACTATTTGTTTTAACTGAATCATACTGGATTCCTCATATTCACGATGAGTCtgatgttttaatatttatactGAATGTATAAAACTTGTTTGTCCTGCAGTGAAATACTCACGCAAGTATTTCATAACGGCATCTTCTGGACTCCCAAACTTCCCAGAGTTTGTGGCTACTGGACTGGTGAATGATCTTCAGTGGATTTACtgcgacaacaacaaaaagataatAGAACCAAAACTGGACTGGGTGAAAGATTTATATAAAGACAATCCTCAGCACTTGGAGAGTCATACTAGACAATGTTTTGATATTATACCCAACAACTTCAATATCTGGTTGGATAACTTTAAGCAACGCTTCAACCAAACTGGAGGTACAGTATTTATGAGTGTTACATGTTATATAGTAATTATATACTGCATTGTTAAAAGGtacaatgtctctctctctctccttctctctctctctctctctctctctctctctctctctcctctctctctctctctctctctctctctctctctctcaaggtGTCCACATTCTCCAGCAGATGATCGGCTGTGAGTGGGATGATGAGACTGGAGAGGTGAATGGTTTAATTCAGTTTGGTTATGATGGAGAAGACGTCATAGCGTTTGACCTGAAGACGTTGACATGGATCGCTGCAAAACCACAGGCTGTCATCACCAAACTGAGTTGGGATGCTGACAAAtctacaataaaacacaatgagATTCTCCTTACTGAGATGTTTCTTGAATGGCTGAAGATCTATGTGGACTATGGGAAGAGCTCTCTGCTGAAAAAAGGTAGAATCACATTTCCTGAAGAACCCAACAATGTCCATACAGTCTGTCACAAAGTAGACATGTTCAGAGGCTTGAACAGACACTCTAGTTTTAAATCGGTCTACATGATTTTACTAGCAGCAATTCTACATTCTTatggtggtaaaaaaaaatagaaggcCCGATTCAAAGCAGTGTGTAGAAATGGACCATAGTCTTTACCCTAAGGGGGGTGGGGAAGGGGCTAGCTGCACCTGGATTGTCTAGTCTGCTCTTCGGGGCACCTGTTCAATGCTGGTGTCTATCACACATCTCACTGTGCTTCATCCTGAACCCCATAGGTGCCAGGCTACACTTTGGGACATCTGCTCAGACTGAACTGCCATTGTGCACTGTTCAGTCTGTGAGTGTCAGTGTTTTAAATTAgatatgtttatgttttgtttgttgaattACAGAAAATGAACATGTGgctttaaactgtaaaaaatgtcagattCTTCTTCTCTGACTATAgtttccttctctgtctatgatGTGGAGATGAAGAGTTGTTATGTAACCCTATCAGATGTGTCTATAGCTCATAAGATTGTATGGGCCTGTACATGTAGTGCATTTACCTAAAAGAAAAGTTGTTCACATGGTGTAAGCCTAACTTACATCTGAGTCTGGATTTCACTTACATGTACACTATATAGGTTCTGACCACTTCTACTGTTAAGGGTGTAGTAGGACCCGGACACCGAACGACCACAAGAGGGAGTGATGTAACTCAAAATGGGATTTATTCTGATGCCAGAATAATCAACACAAGACAAGAACATACAAAATCCAGACACGGAgggtgatgtgggagatgaggGAGATCAGGGAGATCCAAGACAAACGCCGAGAGGGAACAGGAACGCTGGGGCAGAAACACAAGTGAGTACAAGAGCAAGGCAACGGAATACCAAACAGCTGTAGTACAAGACCAGTTACCACGTGAAAGTAAgtaacgaactggcgccgaAGAGGTGGTCGGCACAGGTTTAAGTACAGATggagtggtgatgatgatgatgctcagctgtgtagtcagACGGAGGAGGGGGTGAGTGGAAACTCCTCTCATGGGACCGGATAGGAGCGCCCTCTGGCGGCcgatgaaaacacagacagacaaataggAAAAACCACAACAAGGAAGACAGCGGACCCATAACAGCTACTCCTATATAATCTTTTTATAAGTTGATTTCTatgtactctctctctctctctctctctctctctctctctctctctctctctctctgcagagcgtccctcagtgtctctcctCCAGAAGTCTCCGTCCTCTCCAGTCAGCTGCCACGCTACAGGTTTCTACCCTGACAGAGCCATGATGTTCTGgaggaaagatggagaggaGCTTCATGAGGACGTGGACCTCGGAGAGATCCTCCCCAACCACGATGGATCCTTCCAGATGAGTGTAGACCTGGACCTTTCATCAGTCCCAGCTGAAGACTGGAGGAGGTACGACTGTGTGTTTCATCTCTCTGGTGTGGAGGACGACATCGTCACCAAACTGGACAAAGCAGAGATCAGGACCAACAAAGGTGAGACTGGAATAGGAAGTGGCTGAAAGAtgtgtttagttttacttcatgatttattgatttttcaccTTTCTAATGCTCTGTGTAAGCCTTCTTTGATATCTGTGGCCAAActaccacatacacacaaaaaagccGGAACTCCCAGTTATCGGTCTAGCTCCTTCAGTCtttatttcagaaacacatttggaCAGTTGACTGCTGTCTTAAGACTGATGCCAACTAAACCATTTCCCAGAGCAGTTAACAgctagttgttgttgttatttgttaAACAGAGAATCCTTCAGACAGGACCATTCCCATCACTGCTGCAGTGGCTGTTCTTGCTGTCGTCCTCGCCGCTGCCGCTGGattcattttttacaaaagaacgaaaggtgagagaggagaaggggaaAGTTATCAGGCCTACTTTTGGATTTGTAGTTtactaaaagaagaaaagtgaaAGACCAAAGAAGTAAATCATTTTCTTATTTACTataaaaaagcaactaaaagaGAGACTGtagcatgatgatgatgatgatgatgatgactgcAAAACAAACTTCAGTAAAGATTATAAGttaggcaaggcaactttatttgtagagcacatttcagcaacagggatattcaaagtgctttacacaaaatcacttaaaaaacagttaaaaaataaaaaagagaaaacacaagaataaactgttaaaaataaaaaataaaaacagataaaacacaagaataaaagttacagtgcagcataagaaataaaacattaaagaaatgaacaaccatttagagaaaggcaacatcaaaaagaaaggtcttcagccttgatttaaaagaactgagagtagcagcggatctacaggtttctggaagtttgttccagatatgaggagcatagaaactgacaATGcatccccctgtttagttctgactatagggacagaaagcagaccagTCCCAGATTACCTGAGAGGTCTAGGGgtgtcatagtgtagtagcagatcagaaatgtatatTGGCCCTAAactgtttagtgatttataaactagcaaaagtactttgaaatcaattctttgaggcacaggaagccagtgtaatcACGACTGGattgatgtgatccagtctcttggtcttagtgaggacccgagctgCAGCGttttgaatcagctgcagctgatgtctgattgattttttagggagacctgtaaagacactgtTACACCGtatactgaagatgaaagcatggacaagtttttccaaatcctgttgacacataagtcttTTAAaacttgatatattcttaaggtgataataggctgactttgtaattgtcttaatgtggctgttaaaattcaagtctgagtccatgactacaccaagatttctggctttttctgttgtttttaacattgttgtttgaagctgagcgttGACTTTTTATCGTTCCTCTTTTGTTCagaaaacaactacctcagtttttacttcatttaatttcagaaagttctggcacatccagccgttaatttgttcgatgcaattagtcagtttttgtattggactatagtcccctggcaataacgttatgtaaatttgtgtgtcgtccacataactatggtaacttgttttccataatctaagccagtggaagcatgtaaaacatgttaaacagaagaggccccagaatggagccttggggaactccgcacgtcatatttgtatgctcagatatataattacctattgacacaaagtaatccctattctgtaagtaggattcaaaccagtttagtactgagccagaaaggccaacccagttttccaaatGGTCTAGTACTATGTCATGGTCGAcggtgtcaaatgcagcactgagatcaagtaatactaagactgagatTTTGCCACTATccgtgttaaggtggatgtcattaaagactgtgacaagagccgtctcagtgctgtggtgtggtcggaaacctgACTagaaggtatcaaaactgtttagtgacaagaaatggttgagttgttgaaaaacagctttttcaatgattttacttaaaaacggaaggtttgatattggcctatagttgctcattagtgatgtgtctagattgttcttttttaagagtggcttgattactgcagttttcagggcctgtggaaagatacctgtaAGAAGAGacatgttcacaatctgtagaagatcagaagccaaataattcaaaaaatgttttgaaaaaaaccatcggtagaatatcaaggcaacatgaggaggttttcagatgttgtataatgtcctccaagtttttatggttgatcgtatgaaattctgtcatattggaattagttttgcttgaacactgtgacaacacatatcctgaacttgatatggaggcactgactgtttgtctaatcttctgaattttgtctttgaagaaggaggcaaagtcattagaggccttggtagataaaagttcagatgctactggtactggagggtttgttaaccaaTCGACAGTAGCAAAAAAATCAGTTAACTATTTTCTCACTCAGGGGTTTCTCCCCTTACAAAGAGACCAAAAAGATGTTTGACGTGACCTGGACTTACTGTAGATGGGAGTactaaataatgtaataaataaaatggaattaaaTTAAAAGGAATACAAAACCAGATTTAAGAAATAGTTAGATATTTGTGTGACAGCAATAACAGATTATTGAATTTGCATGCATGGATTGTGGATTTAggtatatacagtggtgtgaaaaagtgtttgcccccttaagtgtttcggaacatcaaaccaatttaaacaatagtcaaggacaacacaagtaaacacaaaatgcaatttgtaatgaaggtgtttattattaaaggtgaaaaaaaatccaaaccattatggccctgtgtgaaaagtgattgccccctaaacctaatactggttgggccacccttagcagcaacaactgcaaccaagcgtttgcgataacgtgcaatgaggcttttacagcgtcctggaggaattttggcccactcatctttgcagaattgtcctaattcagttacattagaggttttccaagcatgaacggccttttcaaggtcataccacaacatctcaataggattcaggtcagactttggctaggccactccaaagtcttcattttgtttttcttcagccattcggtggtggacttgctggtgtgtttaggatcattgtcctgctgcagaacccaagttcgtttcagcttgagtacacgaacagatggtcggacattctccttcaggatctcttggtagacagcagaattcctagttccttttatcacggcaagtcttccaggtcctgaagcagcaaaacagccccagaccatcacactaccaccaccatattttactgttggtataatgttctttttatgaatgcagtgttccttctacgccagatatacttggacacacaccttccaaagagttccacttttgtctcatcggtccacagaatgttgtcccaaagtcttgggatcatcaagatgtgttgtggagaaattgagacgagctttgatgtttctttttgctcagcagtgtttttcctccttggaactctgccatgcaggccatttttgcccatcttttcctgatggtggaggcatgaacgctgaccttaatgaggcaagtgaggcctgcagttctttggacgttgttgtggtcttttgtgacctcttggatgagtcaaTCACTGCGCTCTTTGGTAATTTTTGGCggcggccactcctgggaaggtcaccactgttccatgtcttcgccatttgtggataatggctctcactgtggttcgctggattcccaaagctttggaaatggctttataaccctttccagactgatagatctcaattactttctttctcaattgttcctgaatttctttgggtctcggcatgatgtgtagcttttaaggatcttctggtggaccttactgtgtcaagcggctcctatttaagtgatgccttgattgtgaacaggtgtggaaataatcaggcctgggtgtggctagagaaattgaactcaggtgtggacaaccacagttatagtatgttttaacaaggggggcaatcactttttcacacagggccatgatggtttggatttttttttcaccttttaataataacaccttcatttaacaattgcattttgtgtttacttgtgttgtccttgactattgtttaaattggtttgatgttccgaaacacttaagtgtgacaaacatgcaaaggaacaggaatgaggaagggggcaacctttttcacaccactgtatatatatatataatatacatacacatacatacatacgtatatatgtaaatataaactgtatatatatatatatatatatatatatatatatactgtgtgtgtgtgtgtgtgtgtgtgggttgtgtgtttggttaagttaacattttgttaaatgttaagtttctgtttttatatagcaaTTTAAAGCAAACAAGTTTGCACCAAATGCTTTGCAAAGACAACATATATAtagaagcatatataaagaGCTCTCTGGGTTGGAGGCTGCTGGTTGCTCATGTCCCATTCAGGTTGTGGAGTCCGCTCATTGATCCTGACAGATGGAGCATGTGTCTTGGTCTGGATAAAACATCAGATGCTAAACCTGTTTCAGAGGCTGGAAGTACTGAACACCTTTTGTGGATGTGCAGAGTTAATGTGAACGACCACCTCTGGACAGCTGCATCATCCTCTGTTTCTGAAAGGCAGCTCAGTAACGGTGTGTTCTTCCTTACAGCTCCTGACAACAGCTCTGAGCTCTCTGAGAGACTCAGTCCAGAGACCTGATAACACACACATCCTGCACTGGTACAGCAGTCAAATATTCACATCTCCAGTTAGATAATACCTGAAAAAATAAGCTTCTACAACAAACCTTTCTATTAAAGCCCCTAAAGAACTTGCTTTCAAATCGTGAGTATAACTATATCATGAAAGAGTCATGAAGCAAAAAgcaacatgaaaaaagaaaagcaaaaaaaaaaatgtattaggAGTTGACAAAATGTTGTTTGCCGCTATGTGGAATTGTACATCTTAATGTTGAAAGATACGTTTGTGTGTGATTAATATCCTTTCTGAATTATAGGTTTGTATACTCAAACATTCAGTTCATATACTCACTATATAACTATATAACTCTATTTGTACTCTGTCTAGATATGCGTATGGTTTGGGTCTTATAGATAAACTATTGTAACATTTATGGAACCATCCCAATGTAGTAGGAGTAAATAAAATGTCCTCTCTGGTGTTTGACAACTTGACATCAACATCCTGATTATTTAgcttaattaaaagaaaaatgttgtgtaaatattcttattatatatttattttaaagtgtggtTTTGGTCTTTAAGAATCTCAGCCAACACTCAGCATGTCAGATGTGTTtgatattcttatattttgtattttattttagtgtcaTTGATGTGAATTAAAATGACTCTTAAATTAAATTGCAtcaatcagttttttttctgttgtcagAGTAAGATAGTGTGAAAACGTCTGACTCTGATTATAAGATTTTAACTTTATTAGTCAAACGTAGAAGTCAGAAGATGTTTTCTGGACTCAGCGTCTGATCTTTCAGTTCACTAAACCTTTGTTCCAACCCAGTCTCTGTAGGGGAAGGAAGCAGCACAGAGGCCATTAGAGTCTGACAGGACACTTATTTATTACAGGAGCAAGAACTAAATGAAAGGGAACTCATAACTAGCTTCATGTTGTGTTACATGATACAATGTGTTTTGGACTTTAGCAGCAGACAAGCACAAGCAGAGAGCTTTAGTGGAAGCAGCAGGAATATGGAGTAAGAACACTATCAAAAGATGTATGCGTAActttatgtattcatattcatatttttaaattaatattcatatttttatacatttgtgcgTAATTACATAGTATGCAAAATTAGGTTttcatacatgtgtgtttttatgtgagtGTGACTCTAAAAAGCTATGACTGTAAACATTCATGAGTACAACTCTATTTCTACGACTACGAATTCTTGAGTGTGAACACGAATTCAAGTTTACGGGTACGAGTAAAAAACCGTTGAAATGACGTCACTGCAGTCCCAGGCCAGGGTAATCGAACCTCGATTACATTTAATGCGCATGCGTCACAGGTGAAAATGGCTAACCGACCGAGGCTTCTAGCCCAGGCTCAGCATCACAGGTAAAGTAAAAAACgtctttattcaacatttttcatacGGCTTTACTACTGTGATAGCACTTTATAATGATATACATTGCTGCAACTCATAGACGTTATTGCTTGAGCTTGCAACCGAACGATATTTACTTGTTGTTAACTCTAGCTAGCTAGTGCTATACGTTAGCTCGCGCTATATGTTAGCTCGcgctatacgttagctagcgcGGATGAAGTGCTCTGTGTGAAAGTTAGTGATGTTAGAACTCGACCTGTTTCGCTGATTGAACTGTAAGATATGCAATAACATTACCTGAAATACACCTCACTGCTTAGCATGTTGAACAGAGCAGTAATGAGAACGGTAACTTTCGCCCAACATACTTAagttgtaatgtttttaatgtctatTTAGCCTAACGTAATCCTATAATGTTGAATTGGTACAGATAAGTTCTGTACCATGAATTGCATCTAATATGTATTTTGGCATTTACAGGCACCCCTGGCTACTCAGTTACTGCAGCGTTTGGAGTCAAGGATCACTGACATATTAAGTCAACCTCACTTTAATTTGGACTACTCCCAGTAAGTTATAAATCAGAAAGCCTTTATTCTCACATCTGCATCTACCATTTTAAACATCCCAGCTGAAATTGTGGAGTGTATTTTAACCCTCCAAAGACTGATCCACGCTGCTCTTTCCCAAAAGAGTCCCTGTGTTTTTATTAGAGGAGTACGCGGCCGAtttaagattttgtttttctgaggaGCTGCTGTCCCAGCTTATTGACATGCCTTTACCAGTGTTTTGTATCGCCAACCTGCTGGGTGTCAGCCAAAGCACAATTTTCTGGTTTATACGTGAACCCGGG
This genomic window from Etheostoma spectabile isolate EspeVRDwgs_2016 unplaced genomic scaffold, UIUC_Espe_1.0 scaffold00008262, whole genome shotgun sequence contains:
- the LOC116678827 gene encoding major histocompatibility complex class I-related gene protein-like isoform X1 → MMFWRKDGEELHEDVDLGEILPNHDGSFQMSVDLDLSSVPAEDWRRYDCVFHLSGVEDDIVTKLDKAEIRTNKENPSDRTIPITAAVAVLAVVLAAAAGFIFYKRTKVKLPLQPPSAYHILAVNI
- the LOC116678827 gene encoding major histocompatibility complex class I-related gene protein-like isoform X2 — protein: MMFWRKDGEELHEDVDLGEILPNHDGSFQMSVDLDLSSVPAEDWRRYDCVFHLSGVEDDIVTKLDKAEIRTNKENPSDRTIPITAAVAVLAVVLAAAAGFIFYKRTKAPDNSSELSERLSPET